The proteins below are encoded in one region of Limnohabitans sp. 63ED37-2:
- a CDS encoding 3'-5' exonuclease yields MSFFGFEAESAEKPAQPAKASKSVSPPASVVTPAEALAVAPDSLVAVALPAAPVAAPLVAQASDPEAMAQALAQHPDFRVLRRLVPRTDYGPVNGQATQRVIVLDTETTGLDSKSEKVIELAMLSVLVDSATGLPVGPVTVYESFEDPGRPIPPQITEITGIDDSMVQGQRIDDAAVNALVQAADLVVAHNAGFDRPFVEARFPVFAAKAWGCSFQGIDWKKEGSGSAKLEFLASERGWFYDAHRAQVDCHALLQVLSSPLADGQTGLSRLLAGAGQSRYKLRATGAPFESKDKLKARGYRWDGEGRVWWCSLASDALLDAECDWLRAEVYGQRSARVQLEAMDSRVQFSSRSGPVSERSV; encoded by the coding sequence ATGAGTTTTTTCGGCTTTGAGGCCGAATCTGCCGAAAAACCTGCCCAGCCCGCTAAGGCTTCAAAGTCTGTCAGCCCTCCGGCCTCGGTGGTGACACCTGCCGAAGCCCTTGCGGTGGCGCCCGACTCCCTTGTTGCCGTGGCTCTCCCAGCGGCGCCCGTAGCTGCACCCTTGGTGGCGCAGGCCAGCGACCCCGAAGCCATGGCCCAGGCCTTGGCGCAGCACCCCGACTTTCGTGTTTTGCGGCGTCTGGTGCCGCGCACCGACTATGGGCCGGTGAACGGGCAAGCCACCCAGCGCGTGATCGTGCTGGACACCGAAACCACCGGGCTGGATAGCAAGAGCGAAAAAGTCATTGAGCTGGCCATGTTGTCGGTGCTGGTGGACAGCGCGACCGGCTTGCCTGTGGGCCCGGTCACGGTTTACGAGTCGTTCGAAGACCCAGGCCGGCCGATTCCGCCCCAGATCACCGAGATCACCGGCATTGACGACAGCATGGTGCAGGGCCAACGCATCGACGACGCGGCCGTGAACGCCTTGGTGCAAGCGGCCGATTTGGTTGTGGCGCACAACGCTGGGTTTGACCGGCCCTTTGTCGAGGCGCGTTTCCCGGTGTTTGCCGCCAAAGCCTGGGGCTGTTCTTTTCAGGGGATTGACTGGAAAAAAGAGGGCAGCGGCTCGGCCAAGCTGGAGTTTTTGGCGTCAGAGCGCGGCTGGTTCTACGACGCGCACCGGGCGCAAGTGGATTGCCATGCTTTGCTGCAGGTGTTGTCCTCGCCCTTGGCCGATGGCCAAACGGGCCTGTCCCGCTTGTTGGCCGGGGCAGGGCAGAGCCGCTACAAGCTGCGGGCCACGGGGGCGCCGTTCGAGTCCAAAGACAAGCTCAAAGCCCGGGGCTACCGTTGGGACGGCGAAGGCCGGGTCTGGTGGTGCAGCTTGGCCTCGGACGCTTTGCTGGACGCCGAGTGCGACTGGTTGCGTGCAGAAGTCTATGGCCAGCGCAGTGCCCGGGTGCAACTGGAGGCGATGGACAGCCGGGTGCAGTTTTCCAGCCGTTCGGGACCGGTGAGCGAGCGTTCGGTTTGA
- a CDS encoding LacI family DNA-binding transcriptional regulator gives MPSPLAQPRKHRASGRVTLTDVARAAGVSPSTVSRALRGERAVDPALIERVTAVSDMLGYVPDPAARALASQRSDHVGILIPLLSNALFVDLLDAAQTRFRAAGYQTLMGVTHYNPSEEEQLLREQLLHRPAGLLVTGLDHNPATRQLMARSQVPCVHLMDLPASDGEAVYCVGFRQTDAGVAMTRHLLAKGRRRIAFAAAQLDPRVMQRLYGWRHALQEAGVFDPTLEFLNPAPSSLALGGLMFEQIMQQRPAVDAIFFCNDDLAQGALMAALRMGVSVPDQVAIAGFNDLTGSDQMLPPLTTVRTPRARIGEAAADMLLSLMRGEEPEQPQLDLGFEIVQRQSS, from the coding sequence TTGCCCAGCCCCCTTGCTCAGCCCCGAAAACACCGCGCTTCCGGCCGCGTGACCCTGACCGATGTGGCCCGCGCCGCGGGCGTGAGCCCCAGCACCGTCTCCCGGGCGCTGCGCGGAGAACGCGCGGTGGACCCGGCCTTGATCGAGCGCGTTACAGCTGTGTCGGACATGCTCGGATACGTGCCCGACCCGGCGGCCAGGGCCTTGGCCTCGCAGCGCAGTGACCACGTGGGCATCTTGATCCCGCTGCTGTCCAATGCCCTGTTCGTGGACCTGCTTGACGCTGCGCAGACCCGTTTTCGCGCGGCGGGCTACCAGACCCTCATGGGCGTGACGCACTACAACCCCAGCGAAGAAGAGCAACTGCTGCGCGAGCAATTGCTGCACCGCCCGGCGGGCTTGCTGGTGACCGGGCTGGACCACAACCCGGCCACTCGCCAGCTGATGGCCCGCAGCCAGGTGCCCTGCGTGCACCTGATGGATTTGCCGGCCAGCGACGGAGAAGCCGTGTATTGCGTGGGCTTTCGGCAAACCGATGCAGGCGTTGCCATGACGCGCCACCTGCTCGCCAAGGGCCGCCGCCGCATCGCCTTTGCCGCGGCGCAACTCGATCCGCGCGTGATGCAGCGTCTGTATGGCTGGCGTCACGCTTTGCAAGAGGCGGGTGTATTCGACCCTACCCTCGAATTCCTCAACCCCGCGCCTTCATCGCTGGCTTTGGGTGGCTTGATGTTCGAGCAAATCATGCAGCAGCGCCCGGCCGTGGATGCCATCTTTTTTTGTAACGACGACTTGGCCCAAGGGGCTTTGATGGCGGCGCTGCGCATGGGTGTGTCGGTGCCAGATCAGGTCGCGATTGCCGGCTTCAACGACCTGACGGGCAGTGACCAAATGCTGCCCCCGCTGACCACCGTTCGCACGCCGCGAGCACGCATTGGCGAGGCGGCGGCCGACATGCTGCTCAGTCTGATGCGTGGTGAGGAACCCGAGCAGCCCCAACTGGATCTGGGCTTTGAGATCGTGCAACGCCAAAGCAGCTGA
- a CDS encoding 2-hydroxyacid dehydrogenase: MNTAPLNIVFHGQNAANFRQGFEALISPQHRISDVSDGLDQPGEQSLYENADVVIGIQLHSAMPQPRKARLFHAPAAGTDAISTALLPAHCTLANCFGHENAIAEYVMAALLTRHVPLVRADKDLRQGQWTFWAGRQAALRTEMGAQTLGLLGFGHIAQAIAHRAKAFGMRVHVANRSPIQHPLVDHSWTLDNLHTFMASADAVVVSLPLTDNTKGLVNAAALAAMRPDAVLLNVGRGAVIDESALYETLKSRQIGGAVIDTWYQYPTPTDSECAPSKFDFAGLDNVLMTPHMSGWTTGTVRRRQETLAENIGRLSRGEPLIHVLHGPGSTG; this comes from the coding sequence ATGAACACCGCCCCTTTGAACATCGTTTTCCATGGCCAGAATGCGGCCAATTTTCGCCAGGGCTTTGAAGCACTGATCTCGCCGCAGCACCGCATCAGCGATGTGAGTGATGGGCTAGACCAACCGGGCGAGCAGTCGCTGTATGAAAACGCGGACGTGGTGATCGGCATTCAGCTGCACAGCGCCATGCCCCAACCCCGGAAGGCGCGGCTTTTCCATGCCCCGGCGGCGGGCACCGACGCCATCTCGACCGCGCTGCTGCCCGCGCACTGCACACTGGCCAATTGCTTTGGGCACGAGAACGCGATTGCCGAGTACGTGATGGCCGCTTTGCTGACGCGCCACGTACCACTGGTCCGCGCTGACAAGGACTTGCGCCAAGGCCAGTGGACGTTTTGGGCCGGTCGCCAAGCAGCACTGCGCACCGAAATGGGGGCGCAAACCCTGGGCCTGCTCGGCTTTGGGCACATCGCGCAGGCCATCGCCCACCGCGCCAAGGCCTTTGGCATGCGGGTGCATGTGGCCAACCGCAGCCCCATTCAACACCCCTTGGTGGACCACAGCTGGACCCTGGACAACTTGCACACCTTCATGGCCAGTGCCGACGCGGTGGTGGTCAGCCTGCCGCTGACCGACAACACCAAGGGACTGGTGAACGCGGCAGCCCTGGCCGCCATGCGGCCCGATGCGGTGCTGCTCAACGTGGGACGGGGTGCGGTGATCGATGAGTCCGCGCTTTACGAGACCCTGAAATCACGTCAAATTGGGGGCGCCGTCATCGACACCTGGTACCAGTACCCCACCCCTACAGACAGCGAATGCGCACCGTCAAAGTTCGATTTTGCGGGCTTGGACAACGTGCTGATGACACCGCACATGTCGGGCTGGACAACCGGCACGGTGCGCCGCCGCCAGGAGACCCTGGCCGAGAACATCGGCCGCTTGAGCCGGGGCGAGCCCTTGATCCATGTGCTGCATGGGCCAGGCAGCACGGGTTAA
- a CDS encoding Bug family tripartite tricarboxylate transporter substrate binding protein yields MTQPSKTPRRHFLRASTALAASLSGMVFVGQAQAQAAPWPAKPIKIVVAFPPGGLTDAYARNYGDYLSTRLGVPVVIENKPGAGAIIGIDAVAKSPPDGYTFVMSTSGTFWQNRVLYAKLPYNLDKDLTPVTVFPSGPLVVGINDKIPAKNMAEFVAWAKKNPTSMGTYAPGSYPHMLADQTNRQQSTKIQSVHYRGEAPMWLDVASGQLQIAVGSYQAFNAVATRGVRAIGVTGSYRSPKLPDVPTLTEQGNTEKLVTLEGGLPLVAPAGTPEAILKRMADEAVAWSNTERAAKLRETFAIPNKPKNLAGTRKDWEAEVPVWIKLAVDLGIKLD; encoded by the coding sequence ATGACACAGCCATCCAAAACACCACGCCGCCATTTTTTGCGGGCCTCCACAGCCCTTGCCGCCAGCTTGAGCGGCATGGTTTTTGTGGGCCAGGCCCAAGCCCAAGCCGCACCCTGGCCAGCCAAGCCCATCAAGATCGTGGTGGCTTTTCCGCCCGGTGGCCTGACGGATGCTTATGCCCGCAATTACGGAGACTACCTCAGCACCCGATTGGGCGTGCCGGTTGTGATTGAGAACAAACCCGGCGCGGGGGCCATCATTGGCATTGACGCGGTGGCCAAATCACCACCGGACGGTTACACCTTTGTCATGAGCACCTCGGGCACTTTTTGGCAAAACAGGGTGCTCTACGCCAAGCTGCCTTACAACCTGGACAAAGACCTGACGCCCGTGACCGTGTTCCCATCCGGGCCGCTGGTGGTGGGCATCAACGACAAGATCCCCGCCAAGAACATGGCCGAGTTCGTGGCATGGGCCAAAAAGAACCCGACCTCCATGGGCACTTATGCACCAGGGTCTTATCCGCACATGCTGGCTGACCAGACCAACCGCCAGCAGAGCACCAAAATCCAGTCGGTGCACTACCGAGGCGAAGCGCCCATGTGGCTCGATGTGGCCTCGGGCCAGTTGCAAATCGCGGTGGGCAGTTACCAAGCTTTCAATGCCGTGGCCACCCGGGGCGTGCGTGCCATTGGCGTGACCGGCAGCTACCGCTCGCCCAAACTGCCCGATGTACCCACGCTCACCGAGCAAGGCAACACCGAAAAACTGGTCACGCTCGAGGGTGGCCTGCCGCTGGTGGCGCCAGCCGGCACGCCTGAAGCCATTCTCAAACGCATGGCGGACGAAGCCGTGGCTTGGTCCAACACCGAACGCGCCGCCAAACTGCGCGAGACCTTCGCCATTCCCAACAAACCTAAAAATCTGGCCGGCACCCGCAAAGACTGGGAAGCCGAAGTGCCCGTCTGGATAAAGTTGGCGGTGGATTTGGGCATCAAGCTTGACTGA
- the ettA gene encoding energy-dependent translational throttle protein EttA, translating to MAQYVFSMNRVGKIVPPKRHILKDISLSFFPGAKIGVLGTNGSGKSTLLKIMAGIDKEIEGEAIPMAGLKIGYLPQEPVMDPEQTVREAVESGMGEVKAAQARLEEVYAAYAEEDADFDALAAEQAKLEAIISTAGDASEHQLEIAADALRLPPWDAIIGKLSGGEKRRVALCRLLLSRPDMLLLDEPTNHLDAESVDWLELFLQRFSGTVVAITHDRYFLDNAAEWILELDRGSGIPYKGNYSSWLEQKEARLATEQRTEDARSKAMKKELEWARANPKGRQAKSKARLARFEELSDHEYQKRNETQEIFIPVAERLGNEVFEFKNVSKSFGDRLLIDNLSFKVPAGAIVGIIGPNGAGKSTLFKLIAGKEQPDSGEVTIGQTVKMAFVDQNRDDLDNNKTVWEDVSGGLDIINVGKFQMASRAYCGRFNFNGGDQQKKVGMLSGGERGRLHLAKTLIEGGNVLLLDEPSNDLDVETLRALEDALLEFAGSVMVISHDRWFLDRIATHILAAEGDSQWVFFDGNYQEYEADKKKRLGEEGAKPKRVRFKALK from the coding sequence ATGGCTCAATACGTATTTTCGATGAACCGGGTTGGCAAGATCGTGCCGCCCAAACGTCATATTCTCAAAGACATTTCGCTGTCTTTCTTTCCCGGCGCCAAGATTGGCGTGTTGGGCACCAACGGCTCGGGCAAGTCCACTTTGCTCAAGATCATGGCGGGCATCGACAAGGAAATCGAAGGCGAAGCCATTCCTATGGCGGGCCTGAAAATCGGGTATCTGCCGCAAGAACCTGTGATGGACCCTGAGCAAACCGTGCGCGAAGCCGTGGAAAGCGGCATGGGCGAAGTCAAGGCCGCCCAGGCCCGCCTGGAAGAGGTGTATGCCGCTTATGCCGAAGAAGACGCCGACTTTGACGCCTTGGCCGCCGAGCAGGCCAAGCTCGAAGCCATCATCTCCACCGCAGGTGACGCATCTGAGCACCAGCTGGAAATCGCCGCCGATGCCTTGCGTCTGCCCCCATGGGACGCCATCATCGGCAAACTGTCGGGCGGTGAAAAACGCCGTGTGGCCCTGTGCCGTTTGCTGCTCTCGCGCCCCGACATGCTGCTGCTCGACGAGCCCACCAACCACTTGGACGCCGAATCGGTGGACTGGTTGGAGCTGTTCTTGCAGCGTTTTTCGGGCACGGTGGTGGCCATCACCCACGACCGCTATTTCCTGGACAACGCCGCCGAGTGGATTTTGGAACTCGACCGGGGCTCCGGCATTCCTTACAAAGGCAACTACTCCAGCTGGTTGGAGCAAAAAGAGGCCCGTTTGGCCACCGAGCAGCGCACCGAAGACGCCCGCTCCAAGGCCATGAAGAAAGAATTGGAGTGGGCGCGTGCCAACCCCAAGGGCCGTCAGGCCAAGAGCAAGGCCCGTTTGGCCCGCTTCGAAGAGTTGAGCGACCACGAATACCAAAAGCGCAACGAGACGCAGGAGATCTTCATCCCTGTGGCCGAGCGTTTGGGCAATGAAGTGTTCGAGTTCAAGAACGTGAGCAAGTCCTTTGGTGACCGTTTGCTGATCGACAACCTGAGCTTTAAAGTGCCTGCGGGCGCCATCGTCGGCATCATCGGCCCTAACGGCGCCGGCAAGTCAACCCTTTTCAAGCTGATCGCAGGCAAAGAGCAGCCGGACAGCGGTGAAGTCACCATCGGTCAGACCGTGAAGATGGCCTTTGTGGACCAGAACCGTGACGACCTGGACAACAACAAAACCGTGTGGGAAGACGTCTCGGGTGGCCTGGACATCATCAACGTGGGCAAGTTCCAGATGGCCAGCCGCGCGTATTGCGGGCGCTTTAACTTCAACGGTGGCGACCAGCAAAAGAAGGTTGGTATGTTGTCGGGCGGTGAGCGCGGCCGTTTGCACTTGGCCAAGACTTTGATTGAAGGCGGCAACGTGTTGCTGCTGGACGAGCCCTCCAACGACCTGGACGTGGAAACCTTGCGTGCCCTGGAAGACGCGTTGCTGGAGTTTGCGGGCTCGGTCATGGTCATCAGCCACGACCGCTGGTTCCTGGACCGCATTGCCACCCACATCCTGGCCGCCGAAGGCGACAGCCAATGGGTGTTCTTTGACGGCAACTACCAAGAGTACGAAGCCGACAAGAAAAAGCGTCTGGGCGAAGAGGGTGCCAAGCCCAAGCGCGTGCGCTTCAAGGCTTTGAAGTAA
- a CDS encoding 2-hydroxyacid dehydrogenase, with protein MPLGQRCPKASRSSELSKPDVLAVAKLHPFYQKALESLYTVHDRTHVTDPTAFAALAPRIVGVAGTGEASVPRSLLAQLPNAKVVAVFGVGYDGVDVTAAIEHGIPVTHTPDVLTDDVADLAMGLVLSVGRAIPQADQFVRAGQWPSGPMALGRKVSGARLGIVGLGRIGKAIAKRANAFGMSIAYTARTAKADSGYTFYPSAAELAANVDFLVAITPGGAGTKHLINAEVLKALGPRGFLINVARGSVVDEEALITALQNGTIAGAGLDVFANEPHVPEALWSLRNVVLTPHMASATTETRQAMADLAFANMKAGISGQPLLTPVPECQAALK; from the coding sequence ATGCCTCTTGGACAGCGCTGTCCAAAAGCGAGCAGGAGTAGTGAATTGTCCAAACCCGATGTGCTGGCCGTGGCCAAACTGCACCCCTTCTACCAAAAGGCCCTGGAGTCGCTGTACACGGTGCATGACCGCACGCATGTGACCGACCCCACCGCCTTTGCCGCCCTGGCCCCCCGCATCGTGGGTGTCGCAGGAACGGGCGAGGCCAGCGTGCCGCGCAGCCTGCTCGCGCAGCTGCCCAACGCCAAAGTGGTGGCGGTGTTTGGTGTGGGCTATGACGGTGTGGATGTGACCGCCGCCATTGAGCACGGCATTCCCGTGACCCACACCCCCGATGTGCTGACCGACGATGTGGCAGATCTGGCCATGGGCTTGGTGTTGTCGGTGGGCCGCGCCATTCCGCAAGCGGACCAATTTGTGCGTGCAGGCCAGTGGCCCAGTGGCCCCATGGCCTTGGGCCGCAAAGTGTCGGGCGCCCGCCTGGGCATCGTGGGCCTGGGCCGCATTGGCAAGGCCATCGCCAAGCGGGCCAATGCCTTTGGCATGTCGATCGCCTACACCGCACGCACGGCCAAAGCCGATTCCGGATACACCTTTTACCCCTCGGCTGCCGAACTGGCCGCCAACGTGGACTTTTTGGTGGCCATCACGCCCGGCGGCGCAGGCACCAAACACCTGATCAACGCCGAGGTGCTCAAGGCCCTGGGCCCGCGCGGCTTTTTGATCAATGTGGCGCGTGGCAGTGTGGTCGATGAAGAGGCCCTGATCACCGCCTTGCAAAACGGCACCATCGCAGGCGCAGGCCTCGATGTGTTTGCCAACGAGCCCCATGTGCCCGAGGCGCTGTGGAGCCTGCGCAACGTGGTGTTGACGCCGCACATGGCCAGCGCCACCACCGAAACGCGCCAAGCCATGGCCGATCTGGCTTTTGCCAATATGAAGGCCGGTATTTCTGGGCAGCCGCTGCTCACCCCCGTGCCTGAGTGCCAAGCCGCTCTGAAATGA
- a CDS encoding DEAD/DEAH box helicase, whose protein sequence is MNFEELNLAPAIMQAVRELGYETPTPIQAQAIPAVLAGQDLLAGAQTGTGKTAAFTLPMLHKLSLTEPGKNRFGGKAIRALVLTPTRELAAQVEESVRDYGKYLQLDSTVIFGGVGMNPQINKVKKGVDILVATPGRLLDLQGQGFLDLSTVEMLVLDEADRMLDMGFIHDVKKVLALVPKDKQSLLFSATFSDEIRELAGNLLKNPQSIQVTPSNTTVQRITQVIHPVGRSKKKDVLLHIIQKHDWSQVLVFTRTKFGANNVADFLTKNGVKAMALHGNKSQTARTQALAGFKSGEIRALVATDIAARGIDIEDLPHVVNFEIPNVSEDYVHRIGRTGRAGASGEAVSLVCLDEEGFMMDIERFTKQEIPVQLLEGFGPEPGEVAEPIAMGRQTLWGGAGKPPSRDVMAAAAKAARQDMMQRIRDNKVAVGGGGGGGQRQPRAEGQGQPRPSRNAPPPSRRNGPQGAPRFEGQVDGRREGGRDGNREGGRGQGQRGDPRFDNRADGQGRPAPRGPRPEGRGPARGGQGGQGGGQDRRRDDGDELPRHIDPLKTTQFARLDLPNRKPVRTSGQPDPTRTSIDSLASSGRRHGGGGFGGGNRGGNGGGGRGGFGR, encoded by the coding sequence ATGAACTTTGAAGAATTGAACCTGGCCCCGGCCATCATGCAAGCTGTGCGCGAGCTCGGCTACGAAACCCCCACGCCCATCCAGGCTCAAGCCATTCCCGCCGTCTTGGCCGGACAAGACTTGCTCGCAGGTGCGCAAACCGGCACCGGCAAAACTGCCGCTTTCACACTGCCCATGCTGCACAAGCTGAGCCTGACCGAACCCGGCAAAAACCGCTTTGGCGGCAAAGCCATCCGCGCCTTGGTGCTCACGCCCACCCGCGAATTGGCCGCCCAGGTCGAAGAGTCGGTGCGTGATTACGGCAAATACCTTCAGCTCGACTCCACCGTGATCTTTGGTGGTGTGGGCATGAACCCACAAATCAATAAGGTCAAAAAAGGCGTGGACATTTTGGTGGCCACACCGGGTCGTTTGCTTGACCTGCAGGGTCAGGGTTTCCTGGACCTGTCTACCGTTGAGATGCTGGTGCTCGACGAAGCCGACCGCATGCTGGACATGGGCTTTATTCACGATGTGAAAAAAGTGCTCGCCTTGGTGCCCAAAGACAAGCAAAGCCTGCTGTTCTCGGCCACCTTCAGCGACGAGATCCGCGAGTTGGCGGGCAACTTGCTCAAGAATCCGCAAAGCATCCAAGTCACGCCCAGCAACACCACCGTGCAGCGCATCACACAAGTGATCCACCCTGTGGGCCGCAGCAAGAAAAAAGACGTGTTGTTGCACATCATCCAGAAGCACGACTGGAGCCAGGTTTTGGTGTTCACCCGCACCAAATTCGGCGCGAACAATGTGGCCGACTTCCTGACCAAAAATGGCGTCAAAGCCATGGCCCTGCACGGCAACAAGAGCCAGACCGCCCGCACACAAGCGCTGGCTGGTTTCAAGAGCGGCGAGATCCGCGCTTTGGTGGCCACCGACATTGCAGCGCGCGGCATCGACATCGAAGACTTGCCACACGTCGTGAACTTTGAAATCCCGAACGTGTCGGAAGACTATGTGCACCGCATTGGCCGCACTGGCCGCGCGGGCGCCAGCGGTGAGGCCGTGAGCCTCGTCTGCTTGGACGAAGAAGGCTTCATGATGGACATCGAGCGCTTCACCAAGCAAGAGATTCCAGTGCAGTTGCTCGAAGGCTTTGGCCCCGAGCCAGGCGAAGTGGCCGAGCCCATCGCCATGGGCCGCCAAACTTTGTGGGGCGGCGCAGGCAAGCCCCCTAGCCGCGATGTGATGGCAGCAGCTGCCAAAGCCGCACGCCAAGACATGATGCAACGCATCCGCGACAACAAGGTCGCCGTGGGTGGTGGCGGCGGTGGCGGTCAACGCCAACCCCGCGCAGAAGGTCAGGGCCAGCCCCGTCCTTCGCGCAACGCACCGCCTCCATCCCGCCGCAACGGTCCTCAAGGCGCACCGCGTTTTGAAGGCCAGGTCGATGGTCGCCGCGAAGGTGGCCGTGACGGCAACCGCGAAGGCGGTCGTGGACAAGGCCAGCGCGGCGATCCGCGCTTCGACAACCGAGCCGACGGCCAAGGTCGTCCAGCACCCCGCGGCCCACGTCCTGAAGGCCGTGGCCCTGCCCGTGGCGGCCAGGGTGGTCAAGGTGGCGGTCAAGACCGTCGCCGTGATGATGGCGACGAATTGCCACGCCACATTGATCCGCTCAAAACCACGCAGTTTGCACGCCTGGACTTGCCCAACCGCAAGCCCGTGCGCACCAGTGGCCAGCCTGACCCGACCCGCACCAGCATCGACAGCTTGGCCAGCAGTGGCCGCCGTCATGGCGGTGGTGGCTTCGGCGGTGGCAACCGTGGCGGTAACGGCGGCGGTGGCCGTGGCGGCTTCGGTCGCTGA
- a CDS encoding Hpt domain-containing protein has product MSQTPQPIYLSIERAMEFIGDANGVLSLLKTLQQTLSDDLPRLQELLDKGEVYAANRILHQLKGFTPVFCVDSLVELVVQVEGMSKHAEASELRTAYAQLSPQLEALRQEVLDHLSRHSAA; this is encoded by the coding sequence ATGAGCCAAACACCTCAGCCCATCTATTTGTCCATTGAACGGGCCATGGAGTTCATTGGTGATGCCAATGGCGTGTTGTCCCTGCTCAAAACGCTGCAGCAAACCCTGAGCGACGACCTGCCACGGCTGCAGGAGTTGCTGGACAAAGGTGAGGTGTACGCCGCCAACCGCATCCTGCACCAGCTCAAGGGCTTCACGCCCGTGTTTTGTGTGGACAGCCTGGTCGAGCTGGTTGTCCAGGTAGAAGGCATGAGCAAACACGCCGAGGCCAGCGAGTTGCGCACAGCCTACGCACAGCTGTCACCCCAACTGGAAGCCTTGCGCCAGGAAGTGCTTGATCACCTGAGCCGCCACAGCGCGGCCTGA
- a CDS encoding NUDIX hydrolase: MELNTTILTAPPLDAATVVMLRDGPGGLQVLLMRRHQASNVLGGAYVFPGGKLDLEDQNPAWLQRLSQDSATLNQRLNEPDIPGERAAGLFVAAMREAYEECRVLLGCTPHAQTQAQALLQALRSGQSWHEAFAAQALALHTEPLLPWCRWITPRQASVTNKRFDTRFFVTQVPDDQLAEHDNFEATEALWIQPREALLRYWDREIELAPPQIMSLVHLSRHPHAQSVLAEAQNRRPPVIEPEPFDQDGIRTICYPGDPRHSVRQAAFPGPSRLMFKNKRFEPETGLAGLLD, encoded by the coding sequence ATGGAACTGAACACCACCATCCTGACCGCCCCCCCTCTGGACGCCGCCACCGTGGTGATGCTGCGCGATGGCCCCGGTGGCCTGCAGGTGCTGCTGATGCGCAGGCACCAAGCCTCCAACGTGCTGGGCGGTGCGTATGTGTTCCCGGGTGGAAAACTCGACTTGGAAGACCAGAACCCGGCCTGGCTGCAGCGCCTGAGCCAGGACAGCGCCACCTTGAACCAAAGGCTGAACGAACCCGATATCCCTGGAGAACGCGCCGCGGGCCTGTTTGTCGCCGCCATGCGCGAAGCCTATGAAGAGTGCCGGGTGCTGTTGGGTTGCACACCGCATGCGCAGACCCAAGCCCAGGCCCTGCTGCAAGCCCTGCGCAGCGGCCAGAGCTGGCACGAGGCCTTTGCGGCCCAGGCCTTGGCCTTGCACACCGAGCCCCTGCTGCCCTGGTGCCGCTGGATCACACCTCGCCAGGCCTCGGTGACCAACAAACGTTTTGACACCCGATTTTTTGTGACCCAGGTGCCCGATGACCAACTGGCCGAGCACGACAACTTTGAGGCCACCGAAGCGCTGTGGATCCAGCCCCGCGAGGCGCTGCTGCGCTACTGGGACCGCGAGATCGAGTTGGCCCCGCCCCAAATCATGAGTTTGGTGCACCTGAGCCGCCACCCACATGCCCAAAGCGTGCTGGCCGAGGCACAAAACCGCCGCCCCCCCGTCATCGAGCCAGAACCCTTTGACCAAGACGGCATCCGCACCATCTGTTACCCGGGCGATCCGCGGCACTCGGTCCGGCAAGCGGCCTTTCCAGGCCCCAGCCGTTTGATGTTCAAAAATAAACGTTTTGAACCCGAGACGGGTTTGGCCGGATTGCTTGACTAG